A window of the Henningerozyma blattae CBS 6284 chromosome 10, complete genome genome harbors these coding sequences:
- the TBLA0J01060 gene encoding PGA52 family protein (similar to Saccharomyces cerevisiae YJL171C; ancestral locus Anc_1.168): protein MKSILAPIFAAIPLLTNINAQAFDRLQFDNVGFEGSYYPVKKIENEDDKTTCFCEQEEEYFFKGPNSPLSEYLSVHFRGPISIKQFGFYTSERFVIGDTSDNNSSDWTRDSYYNDAQQTADNVTFLNLQGDISPCLGPALTLANSDGIKTAFDPTVLENNNYLSSGNEIIIYSGAKCSKSQRKKGCGIYRKGIPAYYGFNGNTKMFLFEFSMPTDAQGSNDTIRNFNMPGIWLLNDHIARTAEYPTDNRCSCFASGCGGYDIFKVTDPDNTDRLYSNVRTLQNNGNATIGMQSSGYIQRATNGTMKGGVVFDSEGNIVSFISSQANFDDIVKSSDVNSWLSAIVSNESTTTTLMSVSSTSRKWSWKNEGKVLIPSGNSIISYFFAFAVATFQLIL, encoded by the coding sequence ATGAAATCCATTTTAGCACCAATTTTTGCAGCGATTCCACTGCTAACGAATATTAATGCACAGGCCTTCGACAGACTACAGTTTGATAATGTAGGTTTTGAAGGTAGCTATTACCCAGTGAAGAAGATAGAGAACGAAGATGATAAGACAACTTGTTTCTGTGAACAAGAAGAGgaatatttcttcaaagGCCCCAATTCTCCATTATCTGAATACTTGTCTGTTCATTTTAGAGGGCCAATATCTATCAAACAATTTGGTTTTTACACTTCAGAAAGATTTGTAATTGGTGACACTtctgataataattcttcagaTTGGACTAGAGATTCTTATTACAACGATGCTCAGCAAACTGCTGATAATGTCACATTTTTAAACTTACAAGGCGATATATCTCCATGCTTAGGTCCTGCTTTGACTTTAGCAAACTCAGATGGTATTAAAACAGCCTTTGATCCAACTGTCCTAgaaaataacaattatTTGTCATCTGgtaatgaaattatcatttaCAGTGGTGCAAAATGTTCAAAATCACAAAGAAAGAAGGGATGTGGTATTTATAGAAAGGGTATCCCAGCTTATTACGGTTTTAATGGTAATACAAAAATGTtcttatttgaatttagtATGCCAACCGATGCTCAAGGCAGCAATGACACTATTAGAAATTTCAACATGCCAGGTATTTGGTTATTAAATGATCATATTGCAAGAACGGCCGAATATCCAACTGATAACAGATGTTCCTGTTTCGCTTCTGGATGTGGTGGTTATGATATATTTAAGGTTACTGATCCTGACAACACTGATCGTTTGTACTCTAACGTGCGTACCTTACAAAATAATGGAAACGCTACTATTGGTATGCAAAGTTCAGGGTATATTCAAAGAGCCACAAATGGTACTATGAAAGGTGGTGTTGTTTTCGATTCTGAAGGTAATAttgtttcttttatttcaagCCAAGCAAACTTTGATGATATTGTTAAAAGTAGTGATGTAAATAGTTGGTTGAGTGCAATTGTATCCAATGAAAGTACAACTACCACATTAATGTCTGTTTCTTCTACTTCTAGAAAGTGGTCTTGGAAAAATGAAGGTAAGGTATTAATCCCAAGCGGTAATAGTATAATTTCTTActtttttgcttttgcaGTTGCTACATTCCAACTAATTTTATAA
- the STE3 gene encoding Ste3p (similar to Saccharomyces cerevisiae STE3 (YKL178C); ancestral locus Anc_1.167): protein MNSLPVFLENDKLLRNTNKFNQKVLLQKYSHSIIFFNIKKEMSYQASIISLCIIAIILLIPPLVWHSHSKNIPAIILITWLLIMNLTCIVNAVIWSGDDFMTRWDGKGWCDLVIKLQVGANVGISCCVTNVVYNLYEIIRADKVLLELNSWRRIIKDLSISLITPIMVMGFSYLLQVFRYGITRYNGCQNLLTPTWITTVLYTMWMVIWSIIGAIFAGLVLWNFYQKRKDVGDILHCTNSGLNITRFARLLIFCLLILLVMFPFSIYTFVVELHQLHGSYSFEETHTKNIMWDVIYKFDISHPIYNIWLYILMSYLVFLIFGLGKDALRMYTKILRRVGLGCILDKYNTYMENHKQSRANKVLQKMVLPTYNNPFMPDIDGKENDTDDISAWNTTPTLQEHTRPTFGLRDIYELPGENSFEYDEEDDDYDIYNNIDLEDLTISEEDYMKYLVEEKVSEINTTSNTTSDGSESIGEIKYHYKLEKNTKK, encoded by the coding sequence ATGAATTCTCTACCTGTTTTtcttgaaaatgataagtTATTAAGAAAcacaaataaatttaatcaaaAAGTTTTACTTCAGAAATATTCacattctattattttttttaatataaaaaaagaaatgtcATATCAAgcttcaataatttcattatgtATAATAGCAATTATACTGCTAATTCCTCCATTAGTTTGGCATAGtcattcaaaaaatataccgGCGATTATCTTAATAACGTggttattaataatgaatctgACGTGTATAGTAAATGCAGTAATTTGGAGTGGTGATGATTTTATGACGCGATGGGATGGTAAAGGTTGGTGTGATCTTGTCATTAAATTACAAGTGGGTGCAAATGTTGGTATTTCATGTTGTGTAACAAATGTTGTTTATAACTTATATGAAATAATTAGAGCTGATAAGGTATTACTTGAACTAAATTCCTGGAggagaataataaaagatttaagCATTAGTTTAATAACACCCATCATGGTAATGGGTTTCAGTTATTTATTGCAAGTTTTCAGATATGGTATTACACGTTATAATGGCTgtcaaaatttattaactcCAACTTGGATTACAACTGTTTTATACACTATGTGGATGGTAATATGGAGTATTATTGGAGCAATCTTTGCTGGATTAGTCCTATGGAACTTTTATCAAAAGAGAAAAGATGTGGGTGATATTTTACATTGTACAAATTCTGGGTTAAACATTACCAGATTTGCcagattattaattttttgtttattaattttattagttaTGTTTCCATTCTCAATTTATACCTTTGTGGTAGAATTACATCAACTTCATGGAAGTTATAGTTTTGAAGAAACACatactaaaaatataatgtgGGATGTTATCTATAAATTCGATATTTCTCATCCAATATACAACATATggttatatattttaatgtcatatttggtatttttaatatttggattaGGTAAAGATGCGTTAAGAATGTATACAAAAATTCTAAGAAGAGTTGGTTTAGGATGTATCTTAGATAAATATAACACTTATATGGAAAACCATAAGCAAAGTCGTGCTAATAAAGTCTTACAAAAGATGGTTTTACCTACCTATAATAATCCATTTATGCCGGATATAGATGgtaaagaaaatgatactGACGATATTAGCGCTTGGAATACTACTCCAACTCTTCAAGAGCATACAAGACCAACATTTGGATTAAGAGATATATATGAATTGCCTGGTGAAAATAGTTTTGAGTATGATGAAGAGGATGATGATTACGATATTTATAACAATATTGATTTGGAAGATTTGACAATATCAGAAGAAGAttatatgaaatatttggtTGAAGAAAAAGTTTCTGAAATAAATACAACATCTAATACTACTTCCGATGGGTCAGAAAGTATTggagaaataaaatatcattacaaattggaaaaaaataccaaaaaatga
- the KRE9 gene encoding Kre9p (similar to Saccharomyces cerevisiae KRE9 (YJL174W); ancestral locus Anc_1.164), which translates to MLHFLLYALLIASYVFADINILAPVKDATFSPAAGATAVSIELEWIDSGSYPTMNDITYLSFVLEQGPNSSIEPVGTLAQKIPPSAVTKDSSNNYFYTVTVDGTLIGDGQYYIQIYAVVDGAGNTIHYTPRFTLKGMKAAKSNTYTDTVEPTPQTAININTDITTTAPTEVIDTSASFSVPYYSQTGSARFAPMQTPPGSLITATSWSRRFPTSEVTYYGSHRNSLDQITTVTQGWSGSLTSDYNYATPALHPSDNGGWYNPRDRISLSVRKLNRKS; encoded by the coding sequence atgctgcattttttactttatGCTTTACTTATAGCATCATATGTCTTTGCTGATATCAATATTCTTGCTCCAGTCAAAGATGCCACATTCTCTCCAGCTGCAGGTGCCACTGCCGTGTCTATCGAACTAGAATGGATCGATAGTGGTTCATATCCAACAATGAATGATATTACCTATTTGAGTTTTGTTTTAGAGCAAGGTCCTAATAGTTCTATAGAACCAGTTGGCACTTTAGCTCAAAAGATTCCTCCATCTGCTGTTACAAAGGATTCAAGTAATAATTACTTCTATACAGTTACCGTTGACGGCACTCTTATTGGTGATGGCcaatattatattcaaatctATGCTGTTGTGGATGGTGCTGGTAATACAATCCATTATACTCCACGTTTTACTTTAAAAGGGATGAAGGCTGCTAAATCAAACACTTATACAGATACTGTGGAACCAACTCCACAAACAGCTATCAACATTAATACAGATATTACTACGACAGCCCCAACCGAAGTTATCGATACTTCAGCTTCCTTTTCTGTTCCTTATTATTCACAAACTGGTTCTGCTCGTTTTGCTCCAATGCAAACCCCACCTGGAAGTTTAATTACAGCTACTAGTTGGTCTCGTCGTTTTCCAACTTCAGAGGTTACCTACTATGGGTCTCATAGAAACTCATTGGATCAAATAACCACAGTTACTCAAGGTTGGTCAGGATCTCTTACTTCTGATTATAATTACGCTACTCCTGCATTACATCCATCTGATAACGGTGGGTGGTATAACCCTCGTGATAGAATTTCTTTATCAgtaagaaaattaaaccGTAAATCATAA